Part of the Bacillus andreraoultii genome is shown below.
GCACCATATCCTGCAAACATCCCATTTGAGAAAAACCCTACAATTGCTCCTCCAACTAAAATTCCTAGACTTCCTGTTGCGAAGGAGTAAAAGTAAACTGAACAGGCGGATGATAGTAAAAAGATTCCATAACTTCGCTTGATTCCGAAATAGTCAATAAACCTTCCAAATGTTAGCATACCAAGAATCATTCCAAGTGCTGTACTAATTGTCCAAAGTGCTGAACTTGATACAGATAACCCTTGTGATTTTTGTAGCATAGATGGTAACCAAATCATTAACCCATTATATCCAGCAATTTGTACCGTTGCCATGATACTTAATGAGATTGTCGTCATTGTAACCTTGGAATTTGAAAATAATAGGCTGAGATTACCTTTTGCTTTTTTATCTTTATTCACTTTTTGAGCCCCTAACCAAACTGGTGATTCATCTAAATTCTTTCGGACAATAAAAGCAAAAATAACAGGAATCATTCCTATAATGAATAATGTTCGCCACCCAAACTTAGGTAATATGAACGCACTAAGTAATGCTGCTAAGATAACTCCGTATTGGGCGCCTACACTTACGTAAGATGAAGCTCTACCTTGCTTGTTTTTTGGCCAAACTTCTACAACTAGCGCCATACCTATTCCATATTCACCACCAGCCCCGAGTCCTGCAATAAATCGAAATACATAAACTTGTTCTATATTTGTTGCAAAACCTGTTAAACCAGTGCCAATCGCGAATAAAATGATTGTATACGTAAAGACTTTCACACGTCCAAACTTATCCGCTAATATCCCAAATATAATTCCACCTAGTAGCATACCAATATTCGTAACGGATGAAATAAGGCCTCCTTGTGCCATATCGATATGAAACTCCGAAATCATCATTGACATTGCATAAGAGATAAACATTATGTCCATCCCTTCTAACGTCAAACCTGTTGTTGATGCAATAACTGCTTTCTTTTGATAATTCATTTTTCCCCTCCATGAATGTAATATCTCTTTTGAGGGAATGGATATTGGATTTTTTCCGCACCATTCTCTTTCCAAGTATCTCTGTACTTGAATTAAAAGAGTAGTAGGTAAAAATAAAAGCCCTAATTGTCTAGAAGGACAAAAAGGGCTCAAACATTCGTATCGAGTATACAATTCAACTGTTTCGTACGCCCTTTTCAGCCTCACTGGACCGCATTAAAGGTTAATATTTTACTAAAATTAAAGATAGCATGGTTATCAAAAACTTGCAATAGTTTTTTATATATGTGAAAAAATTTCAAGCCATATTTTTATAGCTGTAAGTGTAATTAAACATCCCATGATTAATTGTAATATTTTTGTATTTACCTTTTTCCCAGCACTTGCTCCAAGCGAAGAAGCTATTAAACTAGCAATAATAAGTATGAATGCTGGTCCCAAAGAAAATTGCCCCGTAACTAGCTTACTAAACATTGTTCCAATAGAAGATATTAGTGTAATAGCTAAAGAAGAGGCAATGGTCACTCTAATTGGTATTTTCAATATTGATAACATAATAGGCACTAATATAAAGGATCCGCCTGCTCCGACAATACCAGCCGCAATTCCTACAACGAATGATAAAGAAATAGCTAATAGATGATTAAAATCGATTTCAACTATTGTTCGATTATCTATCTCTTTCCTTGGGATAAATAATAACAAAACTGCTAATAAAGCTAACACACCATAAATTAAATTGATTATCTTCTCAGACATAAATTGTGAACTGAAACCTCCAATCAGGCTTCCACATAATACACTTATCCCCATATAAATAATTAGTTTTTTATTCAGATAACCACTTTTCCGATAAGCAATAACTCCTCCGATTGTAGTAAAAAATACTTGTATAGCGACAATTCCTGTTACTTCATGGGATGTGAAGTGACCAACTCCTAATAAGGGAGGTATATATAATAACATAGGAAAATTTATAATAGCTCCACCGATACCTAACATACCTGATAAAAAAGAACCAACAAATCCAATAATAAAAATAGTAATAATAAATGGGATACTCATAATGCCTCCGTGATTTCTAGAAGATTTACAACAAAAATTAGTAAAATAATAATTACAACTCTATATTCATTTTACCACTTATTATCATATCAAAAAGATTTATAAGATAAAAAAAATCACCATTTTTTATCGCATTTACCAAAAAGAACTTATTTGAAGTTCTTATAAAAAAGGATCTTATGCTCATAATATGGTTACAAAAACAATGAAAGAAGGAATATGCATGGCCAACATATTAATTGTGAGGGCACATCCGCTAACTGAAGAAGTTTCACGTTCAATGAAAGAGTGACTGATGCATTTCTTAAAGCCTATAGAGCAGCTCAACCTAGTGATTATATGGAAGATATGAATTTATATAATATGAATGTTGCTGAAATTAACCGCGACGCGACCTTCTAAATGCTTGGAATCATCTTAATAAAGGTAAACCTTATTATTCTTTAACAGATTCAAAACAACATAAAGTAACTTTTTTTAATTCATTTACTGAAGGATTTTTACAACAAGATAAAATAATTATCGCCAATCCTTTATGGAGTTTAAGTATTCCATCCCGTCTAAAAGCATGGATTGATAGCATTATCGTTGCTGGAAAAACGTTTAAATATACAGAGACTGGCACCATCGGTTTAGTTAACGATAAAAAGTGTTACATATTCAAGCAAATGGTGGTATATATAATGGTTTTAGATCCTGCAAGCCAATACGTAAAAACGATTTTTACCTTTTTAGGAGTAACAGATTTTCACCAATTATTTGTTGAAGGAATGGATTATAATCCTGACAAGACAGATACCATTGTTAGTGAAGCAATTGAACGAGCAAAAGAAATAGCAAATGTTTTTTAAGACAATAATTTGCAAAATACCGAATAGATGGAAGTCTTTTGAAGAACCTAAATAGTACCATGGAGGTGATTCTTATGACAAATAATAAAGAAGTTAAAGAGAGACTGTCGTTAACAAGAAAAAACGGTTCTGGGTCAAACTATCATGAACAACACGCAGCTAATATTCCTGATTATGGTGGTAATAGTAAAGAAGAAAAACTGTTAAATTACCTTGAGGAAAATGAATAATAAATAACTGTATTAAAAACCCAAGAATGGCCAGTTATCCATTCTTGGGTAAGTACATTGTCCTTTTAATTATAAAAAGTCTATTAATGATGATGGTGGTGAATGTGAACTGGATAGTGACCTTCACACATAATAGATTCCCCATGAGGATTGTCACTATTTTCCATTTGAACTGTTACGTGTTGAATTCCTTTATGTGCTAATTCATGTTCAATTGTTCTTAATATTTTTTGACAATCGGTAATTGAAATATTACCATCAACAACGGCATGACAAGACATTGCATTAATCCCACTCGTTATACTCCAAATGTGCAAATCATGAATACTTTTTACACCATCAATTTTATTCATCGTTTGAACAATGTCGTCAATATCAATATTTTTTGGCGTTCCTTCCATTAAAATATGAATGGAGTCTAACGTCACTTTCCAACCGCTATTCAAAACAAGAATGGCGACAAGGACACTTGCAACGGGGTCTGCCCAACCCCAATCAAACAACATAATTAAAATGGCCGCGACAATTGCACCAACAGAACCAAGCATATCACTTATCACATGTAAAAACGCCGCGTGTAAATTCAAATTATCGTGCGTATCTCCTTGCCTCATCATAATCCAAGCGACAAGTATATTTACTAATAAACCGATAATTCCAATCACAAACATACCAGTCGACGCAATCTCTGGTGGATTTGAAAACCTTCCAATTGCTTCATAAACTATAAATAATGCAATAATTATTAATGTAACTCCATTAAAAAATGCAGCTAATATTTCGAGGCGTTTGTAGCCATACGTTTTACTATAACTAGCTACTCTTTCACCGACTGTAAAAGCTAATAAGCCGATACCTAAGGAAATTGAATCACTTAACATATGACCTGCATCCGATAAAAGAGCTAAGCTATTTGTAAGAAATCCACCAATTGCTTCAACAAACATATAGGTTGTAATTATAAGGAAACTAATAAATAATGCTTTTTTATTGCCTGTATGAGAATGACTATGGTCATGATGGTGAGACATTTTTAATCCCCCTAAATTTAATATTATAAAACTTGTTTCATCGCCACTTATAGGAGTAGAGATTACTGCTATAAGGTTATATTTACTCGTGCTCAGCATGTTCAATTGTTTGTTTTAGTATATCCATAACATGATCATCATCATGAGAATAAAAAAGAGTTGTCTTTTCACGACGATATTTTACTAGACGTAAATTCTTTAAGAAACGCAATTGATGAGATACTGTAGACTGACGTAAATTTAACGTATCTGCTATTTCATTAACCGAGTATTCTCTTTCAAATAGTAAATTAAGTATCCGAATACGGGTTGGGTCACTGAGTGCTTTGAATGTTTGAGATACAACAAATAATGTCTCCTCATCTAATTCCTTTCGAAAATACTTCGATGTATCTTCACCAGTATTTGACATAATCTCATCTCCAATTAAATTTCAGTATATGCCTATATTAACATACGTTCATATAAAGTGCTATAATTTACAAAAACAATTTGTGCTGAATAGAAAATTAATGATTTTTTTGTTAGGATTAAACTATATGAAATGATTGGATCATTCTTCCAATCATTTACTTTATCTCGCTAAGTTAACATTCGATAATAATTAATCTTATTATATTTCGCTTAAAAATTTATGTTACAAGAAAGAGTGATGTTTTCATGGAAAGTATAACTTATCGTACAAACATGCATGTAGATTTACGTGATGTTGATTTTGCTAAAGAACTTAAATTGAGTACATTGTTTAGTTACTTTCAAGATGTTGCGAGTCTTGCCGCAGAGAACTTAGGTTGGGGGATTGAACAACTAGCCTATAAGTACGGTGTTGCCTGGGTTTTAATGCGTATTCGCGTTGAAGTTACAAGGATGCCTAAATATAACGAAGAAATTACCATAGAAACTTGGCCTCATGAACCAAAAAGGATTGAATTTGAGCGGGATTTTCTAGTTCGTAATACAAGAGGTGATATTTTAATCAAGGCAAGCTCAATTTGGGTTTTAATGGATATAAATGAGCGTAAATTAAAACGAAATGATTCAATTGGAATACAATATCCAGCAGTTAGAGAAGAGCGTGCGTTAAATAATAAACTTAGTAAATTACAAGACTACGGTAATATAGAAAAGGTTTATAAAAAAGTGATTGGCTATAGTGATATTGACTTTAACGGGCATTTAAACAACTCAAAATATGTAGACTATGTTATGGACGTCTTTCCAATTGAAAAACATAATCAATTTGAAGTGAAATCTGTAGAAATGAATTTTAATAATGAAGCTTTCCCCGGAGAAACAATTATTCTTTATAAAGATATCACACAATCGGAGGATGATATCATTTATATCGAGGGTAGAAATGAGGATAATAGTAAAACCCTTTTTAAATCACTAGTTGAAATAAAGGAAAGGTGATTTTCTATTTAGTCGTGCCAATCACGAAAAATTATTCGTGATTGGCTAATGAACTTATATTTAACCACTCTTTATCCCGTATAAAATACATGTGATTCCAATGAACACCCAAATAATTTTGGCAAAAGATATTTTATCTGCTAAGCCAATTAGTCCAATCGATGTGGTTAATATTAGAATTAATGGGCCGATTAGTGCTAATGAACTATTAACCATCAAAGCTTTTTCTACATCATTTAATTTCAAAATAATAATTGCAACTAAAATTTCAATGGATCCTGAAAACATACGTAAAAAAGCCATTCCTAAAATAGCCTTTTCAAACATTTGGAACATAACTTTGCCCTCCCCTTTACCTAACTATAAAAAGTATATGTAAGCAGGAAAAAAAGAAGGACAGGTTTTCATTTTTTTCAAATTAGTACAGTACTTTTCTCTGGGTTATTATAATTATATTATGTAAAGTACTCTAGTTTCGCTTCTGGAAAAAACTTTCTCATATAACTGTGTAAATTTTCTTGTATATCTTTCTGTTGCTCATCTTGGTATACGTATTTACCAATTCCGTATTTACCCCATTTATATTTTCTTGCTTCCTCATTTAATTCTAATTTGGTCATTGGGTAGTTTTTCTGAATTACTCTTTTTGCCGGCTTTGTAAAACGATGCTGAATAAATTCAAAAGTAATACCTTTTCGAACATCTTGTGGAAGTTCTGCGTCAAGCCGTTCGAATAAATGATAATACCCTTCTTCCCATCCTTCATGTAGATAGATTGGCGCAACAATGAATCCAAGTGGGTATCCAGCTCTGGCAACTTTACCAGCCGCTTCAATTCTTTTTGCTAATGGGGAGGTTCCAGGTTCAAAGTTGCGAATAACATAATCCGCATTTACACTAAATCGAAATCGTGTTTTCCCATTATGTTTTGCATCTAGTAAATGATCTACATGTTCAAATTTTGTTACAAAGCGAAGTCGTCCATATTCTGATGCACCAATATGTTCAATTGCGCGTTTTAATGAATGGGTTAAATGGTCAATTCCAACAATATCAGATGTACAGGCTGCTTCAAATCTTGTTATTTCAGGTGCTCTTTCTTCCATATATTTATCTGCGGATTCAAATATTTCATCAACGTTGACATAAGTTCGAATATAAGGTTTCGTTCCCATTGTTGTTTGTAAATAGCAATAATGACAATGACCCATACAGCCAGTGGCTAGTGGTATCGCATACTCTGCTGAAGGCTTTGATGTATCAAATCGAAGTGTTTTTCTTACCCCAACTACTAAAGTTGATTTTGCAACACGATATTTTTGAAAGTCATTATCTCCTGGTAAATCCCGGATTTGATTATGGGAAGTGGTATACCGTATTTCCAAGCCCATATTTTCAAATTTATCTAGTAACTGTTTTCCAAGTGGATAATCTAACGCATGCGGTTCAAAATAAACTAGTTTCGGGGTGAACGGTTTCCCCATAGTTGTCCCTACCTTTCTAATACAATTCATAGTTTAAAGATAACTCAGGGCTATAGCCATTAGGCAAAACGAAAGCCGTAGTTAATCGATTTTCGGCATTGATGTATGCTACCGAATCCTTCCTTATTAACTAAAAAAATTGTGTCTCTTCTTCACTGCCAAAAAAATAATCATATGCCTGTTTTGCTTCGTCTTCACTTTGGAAAATCGCAATTTCATCCGTCAATGGATAATATGTCTCATATAAAAAAATTGCTAATTGATTTGGATTATCTGGGTTTCTAACAACTGCTGCTTCTTGAATATTAGCAACATCTTGCGTATGGGGATTCCGATATAAAACATACACAATATCTCCTGCTTGATATGCTTTATCTTGCTGAAAAAAGTTCATGTTCTCACCTCTTTTATCTTCATTTTTCCTTTAAAATCGTTTATTATTAACGGTTAGTTCTGGTAAATTTAGTTCAAAACATGTTTGAACTAAAATAGGCTGTTACATAGCTTAATAACTTGTAACAGCCTTGATTTAAGAATTTAAATGTTATCTACTTTTAACTAAGAGATTAACTGCTTCTTGAATGACTTCTTCTGGCGTTTTTCCACCATGTTCTTCAGGATTTTTTACACAATGAACTAGGTTGGAGCTAACGATAACCCCTATCGTTCGGTCAATTGCCGTTCTAGTAGCAGACAATTGTGTCACTACGTCTTTACAATCCTTTTGTTCTTCCATCATTCGTAAAATCCCTCTAATTTGCCCCTCAATACGTTTTAGTCTGTTTTTTACTTGTTTATCATATTCCAACTAATAAACCTCACTTTGCTCTATATTTTACGAAATCAATTGTATCTTGTGACCTTATAATAGGACAAATTATGTCCAGTTTCTTTTCATTATACCTTACTCCGTATATTGAGGGAAGATAATTTATATTTTTATATAGGCAATAGGAATAATTACTTTTAAAAATCGTAGTATTAAGTAAAATGTTTAATTTTAACACATTTGTTTACATAATATAATTATCGTCTATTTCTTTAATAACTATCTCACATAATTTTGTGAATTCCTTTACAAACTTTTCATCATTTACTTTCATTCGTTTTTTCGGACCTTTTATTCTCCCACCAGATTTTCTTACCTTTTGTGCCATATGTCTAAATTCAAGTAACTGCCCAATGTTGTCCGAAGTATATTGTAATCCATTTTGATTCATGGCAATAGCTTGTTTTGCAAGAATCATCGCAGCTAATCCATAATCTTGTGTTATAACAATATCCCCTTTTTTTACACGATTAGTAATAGCGAAGTCAGCTGCATCCGCTCCTTTTGAAACAACAATTGTCTCTGCATCAGTATGAAATATCGAGTGTGACGTATCACAAATTAAAATTACGTTAAGAGCAAACTTTTTAGCAATTTTAATTGTCAAATCAACAACAGGACATCCATCCGCATCAATATATATATTAGGTCGTTTGTTCATATACATTTTTCCTATCTTTTAATAATGAAAAAAGTGTCTATTTTCATAGCATCGGCTACAAATTCCATATGGGTAATCAAACGGTAACTTCCGCCCGCAATTTCTACATTTCTTCTTATATTTTTTAACCGCTCTTCTTAAATGGTCATTCGCCTCATCACTAACTTCCTTTCTTATTCGTTCCCAGTAAGTGGCTTCTGTTTTTCTACCTAGACGATATAAAAAGAGTAAGTACAATCCGATCGACTTATACGTTAGCTCGATTTCATCTAGACTTCCTCTTTTATCAATAGGCTCTGGTAACTCATCATTGTTCACGATTGCCGTCATGGATTCGATCCACTGTCCAACGAGTTGTTTTTCCCCTGCTGAAAAAGGCAAATGTAAGAAACTATATAGATCCATTAACGATAATCTTGCTTCAATATTTGTACCTTGGATTAGTTGATACAATTCTTGTTCTTGTGAAAGGACAGCTTTAATCGTACCATTTGGGTTTTCAAACCGATTCCAATATGCAAAAAAGGTACCTAAGTGATGACTATATTTTTGAAACCGTTCAAGCATCGCATTTGTTGGTGAAATCGTAAACGTATGTAAAGGAGGATCCTCTTTCTCTAAAAGCCTTTTCATCATTGCGATATCAGAAGAGAAGGCGACCTTGCCAACATTATAAAGGCCTTTCCTTCCTGCTCGTCCGGCAATTTGCTTAACTTCTTGTGAGGTGAGGCGACGTCTTTTTACTCCATCAAACTTTTCATTTTCCAAAAATACAATCCGTCGTATAGGTAAATTTAACCCCATCCCAATAGCATCTGTTGCAACAATTACAGATGTATTTCCATTAATAAATCGACCAATTTGTGTTTTTCTTGTTTCTGGTGGCATACTTCCGTAAATCATACTTACTTTTTTTCCACTTCGCTCTAAAAATCCAGCTGTCTCAAGTACTTTTCTACGAGAAAAGCAAATTAATGCATCCCCCTTTCTCGCTTGATTAATTGTAAATTTTTGACGTTCAACTTTTAACGGTGTATCTCTATTGTATTCATATATGGTTACATCACCTTCAAGTAATTGAAGGAACATACTCTTCGTATTTTTACTTCCGATGATATGTACTTCCTTCGCGATAGCTCCTGTGATTGCCTGATACCAAGAAAATCCTCTCTCTCTATCCGCAATCATTTGTGCCTCATCAATGACAATACAATCATACTCATCTTTTTCGCTAAACATTTCTACAGTACATGATATATGTCTTGAAGCGGGTATTATTTTTTCTTCCTCTCCAGTTTTTAAGGAACATGGAACACCCTCTTCATTTAACTTTTCATAAACTTCAAGCGCCAAAAGCCTTAATGGAGCTAAATAACAACCAGATGCCGCCTCTTTCATTTTCTCTAATGCATGAAATGTTTTCCCTGTATTTGTATCACCAATATGAAGGATATAATGAGTTGCTTTTCCACGAGGCACCATTTCACGTTCAAAAACATCTTTCATGATTCTTTGTTCTTCTTCTTGTTTTCTTTTTCGCTCCAATTCTTCTGCTAAACGTCTTTGTTCTTGTAAACGTTGGTGCTTTTGAAGGAATTCATGTTGCTGTTTCATTTGAAATGAATCAATATTTGCCACCTCAAGCATATCATCAATATATTCATTAGAAATATTTGTATAGATGTCATTTATTCGTTCTTCCAAATGATCTTCAATGATGACTATCCATTCCCCTGTTTCAAATAAGTCACTCATTAATTCGGGTTTATCCTCAAATTCTTTCTTAAGCTCATTTTGAAATTCAAGATCCATTAGTTCAATTAGCATTTGATAAAGCAATTGGTAATAACAATCTCCATATGTTTCGTATTCAAAGTATAATCGTCCCCAATCATCATCCTCTATCATATCCCCTGTAAATTCAGAAAAAAATTGTTCTACTGTCCGATAATTTGATGCGGAGAAATGTCCATCGTTCACTAATTGTTGATCTCCCCAATTTCTTCCAATTAACTTATATTTTATTTGTTTTTCTAAATCCCTCTTAAGTTGTAATGCAACTTTATATCTAATATGGAGATAGATCCTATTTTCATTATTTTTTATCCACTCTTTTACAATTTCAATAAACGTGAGCATATTCTGCTTCCGTAACAATTTTTGTTGTTCTTTTTCTATTCTTTCTCTTTCTTTTTCCTTCGTTAACTTGTACATTTTCTCCCATTCATTAGTAGAAAATGTTTCGAATAACCATTTTTGAACGTTGAAAGGAGCGACTTTTTTTATTTCATCGCGAAATAGCTTTTTCACTAATTTTTTATCTGTCGTTTCAAAGGAGATACCTTTTTCGATTAAAAATTGTCTTCGTTCTTTTATTGAAAAATCGCTCGTAACTATATTTGTCCATATATTGAACCAAGTATGTTCGAGAAAATCTTTTCTTTCGTTGTAATATTGATTTAGTTCTGGAATCCTTTCACTATGCCATTCAAAATAACGCATAATATCTTCGTAAATTTTGGCTATCACCTTTTTAGTTGCTCGTTCATATAAGGTACTCAACCTATTCATAAAATTCACCTATTTCTATTCTTTATTTCATTAATTATGTACCATTTCCTTATTATTGTCAGCTTTTAACCGTATAATGAATAAAAAGGACAATCATTTTAGTTTACAGTCAAAAAACAAAACTGTCATAACCGCAAAGATTGCCCTTTTTCTTTACTTATTTTGTATATCCCGTAATTTCTTATAGATTAGCCATGCCCCTGTTTTAACAGAACGAACACGAACAGTCTCACGATTTCCTGGTAAAATCACTAATCGGGCGGTAGGTGGCTCATTTTTAAAAGAGACCCCAATATAAACAGTACCCGGCTCTTTTCCTTCTAGTGAGGATGGACCAGCAACTCCGGTAAAACTTATTCCGATATCCGTATTCATTAGTTTACGAACGTTTTCTGCCATTTCTCTGGCACATTCTTCACTTACAACACCGTACTTTTCCACTGTTTCTTTCTTTACACCTAATACATTTATTTTTATCTCAGGTAGATAGGAAACAATTCCTCCTTTAAACCATTTGCTTACACCTGAGATGGATGTTAGTTCTTCTTGGAATAACCCACCCGTTAAACTTTCGGCTACTGATATGGTCATATTCTTTTCCTCTATAAGATTTCCCATTTTCTTAACAATGGTTGTCTCATCATAACCGTAAAAATTTTCTCCAACACGATTCAATATTTCTAACTCAACACGGTCAAGAAGTTGTTTGCGCTCATAATCATTTGCGTGTTTAGCAGTGAGTCGTAGTGTTACTTCCCCATCTGATGCAAGTGGAGCAATTGTTGGGTTTGTTTGCCGATCTATTAGATCTTCTAATTTATGTTCTAAGCTAGATTCGCCAATTCCGAAAAATCTCAACACACGTGATTCGATTTTATCTACAACTTCCAACCGATTTAAAATTGCATTTAACCCATAGTTTGAAAACATTGGTTCTAATTCACTTGGTGGGCCAGGAAGTAGCATATACGTTATTCCGTTTATTGTAATAAC
Proteins encoded:
- a CDS encoding MFS transporter, whose amino-acid sequence is MNYQKKAVIASTTGLTLEGMDIMFISYAMSMMISEFHIDMAQGGLISSVTNIGMLLGGIIFGILADKFGRVKVFTYTIILFAIGTGLTGFATNIEQVYVFRFIAGLGAGGEYGIGMALVVEVWPKNKQGRASSYVSVGAQYGVILAALLSAFILPKFGWRTLFIIGMIPVIFAFIVRKNLDESPVWLGAQKVNKDKKAKGNLSLLFSNSKVTMTTISLSIMATVQIAGYNGLMIWLPSMLQKSQGLSVSSSALWTISTALGMILGMLTFGRFIDYFGIKRSYGIFLLSSACSVYFYSFATGSLGILVGGAIVGFFSNGMFAGYGALISSFYSVDIRSTATNSIFNFGRAVGGLSPILVGYILQNYNMSIVMIYLALLYVISFVVMMGLKRNHEMDIISVTN
- a CDS encoding sulfite exporter TauE/SafE family protein, with amino-acid sequence MSIPFIITIFIIGFVGSFLSGMLGIGGAIINFPMLLYIPPLLGVGHFTSHEVTGIVAIQVFFTTIGGVIAYRKSGYLNKKLIIYMGISVLCGSLIGGFSSQFMSEKIINLIYGVLALLAVLLLFIPRKEIDNRTIVEIDFNHLLAISLSFVVGIAAGIVGAGGSFILVPIMLSILKIPIRVTIASSLAITLISSIGTMFSKLVTGQFSLGPAFILIIASLIASSLGASAGKKVNTKILQLIMGCLITLTAIKIWLEIFSHI
- a CDS encoding NAD(P)H-dependent oxidoreductase, with the translated sequence MPSRLKAWIDSIIVAGKTFKYTETGTIGLVNDKKCYIFKQMVVYIMVLDPASQYVKTIFTFLGVTDFHQLFVEGMDYNPDKTDTIVSEAIERAKEIANVF
- a CDS encoding cation diffusion facilitator family transporter; the protein is MSHHHDHSHSHTGNKKALFISFLIITTYMFVEAIGGFLTNSLALLSDAGHMLSDSISLGIGLLAFTVGERVASYSKTYGYKRLEILAAFFNGVTLIIIALFIVYEAIGRFSNPPEIASTGMFVIGIIGLLVNILVAWIMMRQGDTHDNLNLHAAFLHVISDMLGSVGAIVAAILIMLFDWGWADPVASVLVAILVLNSGWKVTLDSIHILMEGTPKNIDIDDIVQTMNKIDGVKSIHDLHIWSITSGINAMSCHAVVDGNISITDCQKILRTIEHELAHKGIQHVTVQMENSDNPHGESIMCEGHYPVHIHHHHH
- a CDS encoding ArsR/SmtB family transcription factor; translated protein: MSNTGEDTSKYFRKELDEETLFVVSQTFKALSDPTRIRILNLLFEREYSVNEIADTLNLRQSTVSHQLRFLKNLRLVKYRREKTTLFYSHDDDHVMDILKQTIEHAEHE
- a CDS encoding acyl-[acyl-carrier-protein] thioesterase, producing MESITYRTNMHVDLRDVDFAKELKLSTLFSYFQDVASLAAENLGWGIEQLAYKYGVAWVLMRIRVEVTRMPKYNEEITIETWPHEPKRIEFERDFLVRNTRGDILIKASSIWVLMDINERKLKRNDSIGIQYPAVREERALNNKLSKLQDYGNIEKVYKKVIGYSDIDFNGHLNNSKYVDYVMDVFPIEKHNQFEVKSVEMNFNNEAFPGETIILYKDITQSEDDIIYIEGRNEDNSKTLFKSLVEIKER
- a CDS encoding YqhV family protein, which produces MFEKAILGMAFLRMFSGSIEILVAIIILKLNDVEKALMVNSSLALIGPLILILTTSIGLIGLADKISFAKIIWVFIGITCILYGIKSG
- the splB gene encoding spore photoproduct lyase, which encodes MGKPFTPKLVYFEPHALDYPLGKQLLDKFENMGLEIRYTTSHNQIRDLPGDNDFQKYRVAKSTLVVGVRKTLRFDTSKPSAEYAIPLATGCMGHCHYCYLQTTMGTKPYIRTYVNVDEIFESADKYMEERAPEITRFEAACTSDIVGIDHLTHSLKRAIEHIGASEYGRLRFVTKFEHVDHLLDAKHNGKTRFRFSVNADYVIRNFEPGTSPLAKRIEAAGKVARAGYPLGFIVAPIYLHEGWEEGYYHLFERLDAELPQDVRKGITFEFIQHRFTKPAKRVIQKNYPMTKLELNEEARKYKWGKYGIGKYVYQDEQQKDIQENLHSYMRKFFPEAKLEYFT
- a CDS encoding transcriptional regulator SplA domain-containing protein; protein product: MNFFQQDKAYQAGDIVYVLYRNPHTQDVANIQEAAVVRNPDNPNQLAIFLYETYYPLTDEIAIFQSEDEAKQAYDYFFGSEEETQFF
- a CDS encoding metal-sensitive transcriptional regulator, whose product is MEYDKQVKNRLKRIEGQIRGILRMMEEQKDCKDVVTQLSATRTAIDRTIGVIVSSNLVHCVKNPEEHGGKTPEEVIQEAVNLLVKSR
- a CDS encoding YaiI/YqxD family protein, giving the protein MNKRPNIYIDADGCPVVDLTIKIAKKFALNVILICDTSHSIFHTDAETIVVSKGADAADFAITNRVKKGDIVITQDYGLAAMILAKQAIAMNQNGLQYTSDNIGQLLEFRHMAQKVRKSGGRIKGPKKRMKVNDEKFVKEFTKLCEIVIKEIDDNYIM
- a CDS encoding DEAD/DEAH box helicase — encoded protein: MNRLSTLYERATKKVIAKIYEDIMRYFEWHSERIPELNQYYNERKDFLEHTWFNIWTNIVTSDFSIKERRQFLIEKGISFETTDKKLVKKLFRDEIKKVAPFNVQKWLFETFSTNEWEKMYKLTKEKERERIEKEQQKLLRKQNMLTFIEIVKEWIKNNENRIYLHIRYKVALQLKRDLEKQIKYKLIGRNWGDQQLVNDGHFSASNYRTVEQFFSEFTGDMIEDDDWGRLYFEYETYGDCYYQLLYQMLIELMDLEFQNELKKEFEDKPELMSDLFETGEWIVIIEDHLEERINDIYTNISNEYIDDMLEVANIDSFQMKQQHEFLQKHQRLQEQRRLAEELERKRKQEEEQRIMKDVFEREMVPRGKATHYILHIGDTNTGKTFHALEKMKEAASGCYLAPLRLLALEVYEKLNEEGVPCSLKTGEEEKIIPASRHISCTVEMFSEKDEYDCIVIDEAQMIADRERGFSWYQAITGAIAKEVHIIGSKNTKSMFLQLLEGDVTIYEYNRDTPLKVERQKFTINQARKGDALICFSRRKVLETAGFLERSGKKVSMIYGSMPPETRKTQIGRFINGNTSVIVATDAIGMGLNLPIRRIVFLENEKFDGVKRRRLTSQEVKQIAGRAGRKGLYNVGKVAFSSDIAMMKRLLEKEDPPLHTFTISPTNAMLERFQKYSHHLGTFFAYWNRFENPNGTIKAVLSQEQELYQLIQGTNIEARLSLMDLYSFLHLPFSAGEKQLVGQWIESMTAIVNNDELPEPIDKRGSLDEIELTYKSIGLYLLFLYRLGRKTEATYWERIRKEVSDEANDHLRRAVKKYKKKCRNCGRKLPFDYPYGICSRCYENRHFFHY